The DNA segment CCGGATGCACAGGAGTGGTGGGCGACCCTCTACCAGGGCTTCATGGCCCAGGGTATCGACGGCGTGTGGAACGACATGAACGAGCCAGCCATCTTCAACGTCGCGTCCAAGACGATGCCCGAGGACAACCGCCACGCCGGCGGGATCCACCTCCCAACCGGCGTTGTCTCCGCCGGGCCGCATGCCCGCTTCCACAATGTCTACGGCATGCTCATGGCCAGAGGAACCTTCGACGGCATCACCGCCGCCGCTCCCAGCAAGCGACCGTTCGTCCTCACCCGCGCCGGCTACATCGGATCGCACCGCTACGCGGCGACCTGGACCGGCGACAACTCCGCCGAGTGGGACGATCTCGAAGCCTCAATCCCCATGGCGCTGAACCTAAGTCTCTCAGGCCAACCCTTCTGCGGCCCTGATATCGGCGGCTTCAACGGCAACGGCGACGCCAAGCTCTTTGCCCGATGGATGGGAATCGGAGCCTTGCTCCCCTTCTCCCGAGGCCACACCGGCAAGGGGAACATCAACAAGGAGCCCTGGGCCTTCGACGCCGCCACCGAGTCCACTTGCCGCCTCGCCCTGCAGCGCCGCTACCGCCTGATCCCCTATCTTTACACCCTCTTCCGCGAGGCATCGATCAGCGGCCTCCCCGTCGCTCGCCCGGTCTTCTTTGCCGACCCCACGGACCCGGCCCTGCGGTCCGAGGACGACGCCTTCCTGCTCGGCTCCGACCTCCTGGTCGTCGCGGCGACAACACCGCTGCGCGACCGCGTCCCCGCCCTCCCCAAGGGCGAATGGCGTTCCCTTTCCCTCGTCGATGGGGATTCCGCCGACCCGGACCTCCCGGCCCTCCGTGTCCGCTCCGGCGCCATCATCCCGGTCGGCCCGATCATCGAGTACACCTCCCAGAAGCCCCTTGACCCCCTCACCCTGATCGTGAGTCTTGACGCCGACGGCAAGGCCAGCGGGACCCTCTATGAAGATGCTGGCGATGGGTACGGATTTCAGACCGGCGACTACCTCCTGACCACCTTCGAGGCGACCACGGAAGGCGGGCAACTGGAGATCAAGGAGAGGCACGAAGGCAGGATGGCCAAGCCCAGCCGCAAGGTCGAAGTCATCCTGCTCAAGTAGCCCACTGGGGTCTTCCCCCGGTTCGCCCGGCTCCTTCGTCCACTCGCGCGTCACTCTGGCACGGTCTCATTCGTGACTTATGATCTTGCAGGAGACGCTCTTTCTGTGCGCGCCAGGAGATGCCGGTGATATCGGACCTGCTACACGCCGCCGGACAGCCCCTCGCCTGGCGTCGCTCGCTCGCCGCGGCTGTGCTTCTGGCCCTCCCCGCTGGCGCCCTGGCAGATGACAACCCGGTAATCCTGGAGTGGTTCGAGACCAGGTGGCAGACCATCGAAGCTCGGATGCCCGACTACTTCGTCTCGGGCTACGACGCCGTGTGGCTTCCCCCAGTGTCAAAAGCGTCCGATCCAACCAGCCCCGGCTACGACCCCTTTGACCGCTTCGACCTGGGCACACCCAACTCGCCCACGCTCTACGGCACCGAGGCGGACTTCCGGGCGATGATCGCCGAGTTCCATCGCGCCGGCGCTCAGGTGTACGTCGACTCGATCATGAACCACAACTCCGGCCGCACGTCCAACTCCGGCTTCATCGCCGCGGGAGCCTGGCCAGGGTTCTACCTGCCCGGAACCGGCCCGGATTTCTGGGGTGACTTTCACGACGGCACCCAGCAATCCGAGAACCCCGGCGGCGCCAACTACAGCCTCTGGAACGGCGATCTCGTGGGCCTGATCGATATCGCGCACGAGAAGAACTACCAGTACATCCGTCACCCGATCGCGGCCGACCCGCTCAACATCCCGGCGGGCACCGTATACAACCGCCCCAACGCGGCCAACACCCGCCTCTACCCCGACTTGCAACTGGTCCCCTCCCCGGGCATCCAGGACCCTGGCCTCCCAACCAACCAGTTCAGGAACCCCGCGACAAACCAGGTCCTCAACTTCACGGTCTTCAACACCGCCGACCCCGCGGCGGGCGACCCGGTCGCCGAAAACGCCGTCGGTCTGCTCATCCGCTGGACACAGTGGATGCTCGACGATCTGAAGGTCGACGGCTTCCGCCTTGACGCCGCCAAGCACATCCCGCCGTGGTTCTGGACCAACTACTGGGACAACGCTCCGTACAAGCGGCGTCTCACCCCCGGCGGGTCGCGTGCCACCGCGTTCTCATTTGTCGAGTCGGTCGAGAGCAACTCGTTCACGTACTCCAACTACATCCGCAAGGACGGCTTCGGCAACCGCGATGCCCTCGACCTCAACGGGGCAGGCGCCCTTCGCGACATTCACGGCGCCGGCGGCTTCGGGTCGTGGCAGAACGTGCTGAGCGCCTTCATCGACCTCACCGACGACGGCTTCCAGAACGGCTCGATCGGCATCACACACGTGTACTCGCACGACAACGGCTCGACGGCCGGCTCCCCCCCGCCGCTCCCCGGCCCCTCGTCGTACGCCCTCCCCGAGCACGCCTTGATCCTGACCCGCCCCGGGATCTCCATCGTCTACCACAACGGCCGCGAGTTCACGTCGATCCCCTCCCGCGGCTTCTGGCCCAAGGAGGGCAACCCCACCGCGCTCGGGTCCGATCCGAATCTCGTCCGGCTTGTGCAGGTCTCCAACGGGTACGCCCGGGGCGAGTACAACCCTCTCAACAGCACCGATCCGGTCAACTCGTCCCTTGCCGACGTCCTCGTGTTCGAGCGCCGCACCCCGCTGGGCGGCGGCGGTTACGCGGGCAACCTGCTGGTCGCGGTGAACGACCGCGCCGATGCCGGCGTGCAGCAGCGGAGCGTGCAGACATCGTTCCCGCCGGGCACCCGCCTCCACGAACTCACTGGAGCCTGGAACGACCCGGTCGTCAATCCAGCGGCCCAGATCCCCGAGCTGCTGGTAACCGATGCGAACCGCCGCGTGCTCATCACCGTCCCGAACAACACTTCGACCGCCGGCG comes from the Phycisphaeraceae bacterium genome and includes:
- a CDS encoding DUF5110 domain-containing protein, with product MPLPRITLACLIAMLTTAASASPPVAQHLGNGVVRFHRDSAAAADALPSFALVVDRPSKGPAPADFPITPEFSTSADGKQSAAVSITPGTSLYGTGEVFGPLLRNGKTTVCWNTDAYGYGDTNPSLYQSHPWVLAVRPDGTAFGLLADTTWRCEIDLKDGITFTADGPAFPVIVIDRPSPQEVLTSLASLIGTIPMPPKWAIGYHQCRYSYNPDARVREIANGFRDRQIPCDVIWFDIDYMDGYRVFTFDKVQFPDPKGLNADLKAQGFHCIWMIDPGIKAEPGYPVYDTLMSGDMAVRTATNEVYKGEVWPGWCVFPDYTRPDAQEWWATLYQGFMAQGIDGVWNDMNEPAIFNVASKTMPEDNRHAGGIHLPTGVVSAGPHARFHNVYGMLMARGTFDGITAAAPSKRPFVLTRAGYIGSHRYAATWTGDNSAEWDDLEASIPMALNLSLSGQPFCGPDIGGFNGNGDAKLFARWMGIGALLPFSRGHTGKGNINKEPWAFDAATESTCRLALQRRYRLIPYLYTLFREASISGLPVARPVFFADPTDPALRSEDDAFLLGSDLLVVAATTPLRDRVPALPKGEWRSLSLVDGDSADPDLPALRVRSGAIIPVGPIIEYTSQKPLDPLTLIVSLDADGKASGTLYEDAGDGYGFQTGDYLLTTFEATTEGGQLEIKERHEGRMAKPSRKVEVILLK